From the Theobroma cacao cultivar B97-61/B2 chromosome 2, Criollo_cocoa_genome_V2, whole genome shotgun sequence genome, one window contains:
- the LOC18610257 gene encoding ureide permease 1: MYLVESKGGAIACMLLALFFLGTWPAIITLLERRGRLPQHTYLDYTMTNLLAAVIIALTFGQIGESTVERPNFFTQLSQENWPSVLFAMAGGVVLSLGNLSTQYAWAFVGLSVVQVISSSMTVVIGTTLNYFLDDKINRAEILFPGVGCFLVAVCLASAVHSSNAADDKAKLSSWSNENKTGTEAVLSSVPEEAIPNKVTKDLENGNGPVHKAKAGTATFLIELEKRRSIKVFGKSTFIGLALTFFAGVCFSLFSPAINLATNDQWHTLKEGVPKLVVYTAFFYFSLSCFVIALILNISFLYHPALGVPRSTFKAYLKDWNGRGWAFLAGLLCGFGNGLQFMGGQAAGYAAADAVQALPLVSTFWGVILFGEYRRSSRRTYVLLFSMLFMFIAAVGVLMASAGRRK, encoded by the exons ATGTATCTAGTGGAGAGTAAAGGAGGTGCCATAGCTTGCATGCTGCTtgctcttttcttcttgggcACCTGGCCTGCTATTATCACTCTGCTAGAAAGACGAGGACGCCTTCCTCAGCACACTTACCTTGATTATACAATGACAAATCTCTTGGCTGCAGTCATTATAGCTTTAACGTTTGGTCAGATAGGGGAGAGCACGGTCGAAAGACCCAATTTTTTTACTCAACTTTCTCAG GAGAATTGGCCTTCTGTTCTGTTTGCAATGGCTGGTGGGGTGGTTCTCAGCCTGGGAAATCTTTCCACACAATATGCTTGGGCTTTCGTTGGTTTATCAGTTGTACAAGTGATTTCATCAAGCATGACTGTTGTCATAG GCACAACCTTGAATTACTTCTTAGATGACAAAATCAATAGAGCTGAGATCCTTTTCCCAGGTGTTGGTTGCTTCCTGGTAGCTGTTTGTCTTGCATCAGCTGTTCACTCATCCAACGCAGCTGATGATAAAGCAAAGCTTAGCAGTTGGTCAAATGAGAACAAAACTGGGACGGA GGCTGTGCTTTCCTCGGTGCCCGAAGAAGCAATTCCAAACAAGG TAACAAAGGATCTAGAGAATGGGAACGGTCCTGTACACAAGGCAAAAGCAGGAACAGCAACTTTCCTGATAGAGCTTGAGAAAAGAAGGTCAATCAAG GTGTTTGGAAAGAGCACTTTCATTGGACTGGCCTTAACTTTCTTCGCCGGTGTTTGCTTCTCCCTCTTCTCCCCAGCAATTAACTTGGCAACAAACGATCAGTGGCACACTCTGAAGGAAGGGGTTCCTAAGTTGGTTGTCTACACAGCATTTTTCTACTTCTCGCTCTCTTGCTTTGTGATTGCTCTCATCCTAAACATCAGCTTCCTTTACCATCCAGCTCTGGGAGTACCCAGATCAACCTTTAAGGCCTATCTGAAAGACTGGAATGGCCGAGGCTGGGCCTTCCTGGCTGGCCTTCTATGTGGCTTTGGGAATGGTCTCCAGTTCATGGGAGGTCAAGCTGCAGGCTATGCAGCAGCAGACGCTGTTCAG GCACTTCCTCTGGTGAGCACATTCTGGGGAGTAATTCTGTTTGGAGAGTACCGAAGATCATCCCGAAGAACATATGTGTTACTATTCAGCATGTTGTTCATGTTCATTGCGGCTGTCGGAGTACTCATGGCATCAGCCGGGCGTAGGAAATGA